Proteins encoded in a region of the Streptomyces akebiae genome:
- a CDS encoding PQQ-like beta-propeller repeat protein encodes MPERASVVFETEQQKAGTERLTVIDNSGGQTPLSYPVRGTPAAKALVGDRLISVSRAGQASSYSLTTGKTLWTVPVGIKVPDSEANWPDLAKPVVSPHRNVVYFFGPDGDLSGLDANTGERIWRGHVDAGKHGAMPQALLYGDVLIARSGSRMVSFLPSLGD; translated from the coding sequence ATGCCGGAGCGGGCGAGCGTGGTCTTCGAGACGGAGCAGCAGAAAGCGGGGACCGAGAGGCTGACCGTCATCGACAACTCGGGCGGGCAGACCCCGCTGTCCTACCCGGTCCGGGGGACGCCTGCCGCCAAGGCCCTCGTCGGGGACCGTCTGATCTCCGTGTCCCGTGCGGGCCAGGCGTCCTCCTACTCACTCACGACAGGAAAGACCCTGTGGACCGTCCCGGTCGGCATCAAGGTGCCCGACAGCGAAGCGAACTGGCCCGACCTGGCGAAACCGGTGGTGTCGCCGCACCGGAACGTCGTGTACTTCTTCGGCCCGGACGGCGATCTGTCCGGCCTCGACGCGAACACGGGCGAGCGGATCTGGCGCGGTCACGTCGACGCCGGCAAACACGGGGCCATGCCCCAGGCCCTGCTCTACGGGGACGTACTGATCGCCCGGAGTGGCAGCAGGATGGTCTCCTTCCTGCCCAGCCTGGGCGACTGA